Genomic DNA from Novipirellula galeiformis:
GATAGCTCGGTCCCGGTTCATCTTTTGACGATTCGTGACGCCGGCTACCGATTTGTCTTGGAGCCCAACCCAAGCGAACGCGATGGGAGCTAGCCCGTGTCATGCGCAATGCGACGCGTCTGTTTTGAAGTCGCGCTGTTCGATGGGGCCGGGCCGAAGGCTCCCCGATTTGCCAGGAGCAATGTGGCAAATGGCGTAGGGTTCAGGCCGTAACGGCGTTCGCCAGAGCAGGGGCGAGCGTCGGGGATTGCTCACGACATCAAGTGTAAAAATGCGACCGCAAGGGACGACCGCAAGAGATAGGGCCAATCTCGCTCGTTCTTGCCCCCCGATGAAGCCAGGCCACGAAAAAAGCCAACCTGCTTGTACAGCAGATTGGCTTTTAGTGGATTTGAACCGCATATTTGCGGATCCGATATTTTGATTACTCGTTGCTGGAAGCAGCGACGGTTTCGCTTTCTTGTGCTGGCGCTTCGGACTCAAACGCAGGGCGTTCGGCTTTGCGCTTCACGCGGTCGTTTTTGCCAACCAGTTCGAGGATTGCTCGGGTGCCGGCATCGCCGAGTCGTGGCTTGGCCAAACGCAGGATGCGTGTGTATCCACCTGGGCGTTCGACGAAGCGTTCCGCGATGGTGTCGAACAGGATGCTGGTAGCTTGGCGATCGCCAATCAGTTGCACCACGCGTCGTTGAGCGGCAACGACGGGGGCACGAGCGGCAGCCCATTTCTTCCAGTCATCGCTGGTTCGCCATTTCTTGTATGCGTCGCTGCCACGTTCGGCAGGAGCAGCGTACTTGCGAGCTTCTTCAGCCGCAGGAATGGACTTTTTCGCGATCGTGATGCACTTTTCAACCAAGGGGCGAACCTCTTTGGCTTTGTGCAGGGTCGTGATGATACGGCCTGTCACCTTCGGCGCGTTGTCGTCGAGGGATGCATCGCGTTCAGTAAGGAATAGAGCACTGGCCAAGTTCTTCAGCAGCGCCTTGCGGTGGCTAGGACTTCGTCCAAGCACGCGGCCTTTTCGTCGATGTCGCATGGCGGAATATCCGTCAAAAGTTTCTAAGGGAATTTGTAAGGGGGTCGTTGATGGCTGGGGGCCATCTTAGAACAAAGGTTGGTTTGGCACTCGCATGCCAAGATGCAAACCGTACTGTGAGAGTTTCTCGCGTACTTCGTTTAGCGTTGTGTCGCCAAAGTTGCGAACTTCAAGCAGTGCGTCTTCGGAGCGTTGCACCAAGTCGCGAACGGTCATGATGTTTTCGCTTTCCAAGCAATTGTTTGCTCGGACCGACAATCGCAGATCGCCCAGCGTCATGTTGAGCTTCGCTTCGAGTTGTGCCTCGGGCGATCCCGTTCCCCCGCGTGCTGCCGAGAAGATACTCGGGCCGAGTTCGCGGTATTGAACGAATGGGTTGAGGTGCTTGCGGAGAATCTTCGCCGATTCCACCAACGCCAACTCAGGGCTCACGCTGCCATCGCTCCAAACTTCCAGCATCAGGCGGTCGAAGTTAGTCTTTTGACCAACACGAGTTTCCTCGACTTCGTAACGCACACGCGTGATCGGGCTGAAGACCGCATCGATTGGAATGATTCCAATCTCGTGGTCCACGCTGCTGTGTTCAGTGCTCGGGACGTAACCACGACCGTTTTCAACGACCATTTCCATCATGAATGGAACGTCGTCTGTGAGGGTCGCAATGACGTGATTTTTGTTGATGATCTCAACGTCGGCATCGGTTTGGATGTCGGCGCCGGTGATCGGTCCCGCTTTATCGCGTTCGACCGTGATCACGCGAGTGGCTTCGGTGTGATTGCGGACGACGAGGCTTTTCACGTTCAACACGATCTCAGTCATGTCTTCCATCACCCCAGGAATGGTGGTGAATTCATGCTGAGCGCCGCGGATTTTGATTTGCGTGACCGCACTGCCCATCAAGCTGCTCAGCAGCACGCGTCGCAGGCTATTGCCCACGCTTGCACCAAAGCCACGCTCGAAAGGTTCAGCCGAAAATTTTCCGTAGGTCGATGTGAGGGTATCGCGATCGACTTCGAGCGAGCTTGGAAGTTCCATGCCACGCCATCGAATGTGCATCGTCATAAAGCCTCAATATGTGGTTTGAGTGTGTTGGGATGGTAGCGGCTGCGAGCATAGCGGGGCTTACAGCCGCAGCCGAGTTGCAAACGCGGAAGGGGAAGCCGCAGGTTACACGCGTCGCTTTTTGCGAGGACGGCAACCGTTATGAGGGATCGGAGTCACTTCTTCGATCAACTTCACATTCAAACCTGCTGCTTGAAGCGAGGTAATCGCACTCTCGCGACCTGAGCCTGGGCCCTTCACGCGGACTTCAACGTCACGCATGCCGAACTTGGTGGCCTTCTCGGCAGCTTGCTGTGCCGCACATTGGCCGGCGAACGGAGTGCTTTTACGGCTTCCTTTGAAGCCACTGGTTCCGGCACTCGCCCAGCACAACGTGTCACCCTTGGGATCGGTGATGGTGACGGTGGTGTTGTTGAACGTTGCGTGGATGTGCGCAATGCCGCTGGTGACGTTACGGCGAACTCGCTTCTTTTTATTTGTCTTTGCCACTGCAAAGTCTCTATCAGTGAAGGTTGTTGAGGTGGTGGAAGTTGACGCTGAAGGTGGGAGGCATGGCGAGCAGGTTGGCGGTGCCAACTCGCTCGGCCATCAGACTTGCTAGCGCAAATCCTTGACGCCCTTCTTGCCTGCAACGGTCTTGCGTGGGCCTTTACGGGTCCGAGCGTTCGTTTTGGTTCGCTGGCCACGGACAGGCAAACTGACGCGATGTCGGATGCCGCGATAGCAGCGGACTTCGCGAAGTCGGTTGATGTTTTGAGTGATTTGACGACGAAGGGGGCCTTCGACGGTGTAGTCACGCTCGAGTAATGCGGTGATTCGGCTGAGTTCATCCTCAGCTAGGTCGTTTGCGATTCGAGTCGGCTCAATCCCAAGCTTTTCGCACACCTCACGGGCCGTATGCAGACCGATCCCAAATAAATAGGTCAGCGAATATTGGATTTGCTTGTCGTTTGGCACATCGACGCCCATCAGACGGGGCATAGCTTAACTCCTGAAGTATCGATCAGATGGTCGGCAAAATACGACGAACACGTTGGGACATCATCGGGATGTAGACGGTGCATCGGCCAAGAATTCCGGACTATACCGTCTGGCCCCCTTTTTGCTCAATGGGGACGTGGGATGATTTTTCTAAGAATTTCTGCGAACCATGCGGAGGAACTCCGTGGGAACACTGTTTTTCGCAGAGGCGGGGAGTCGAGTTTGTTCGATTTGAAGGAAATTAGAGAGGTCGATCTGCAGAATCGTGTCGCCCGAAACCGTTGACCAGACACGAGTTAGCCACACTTCGTCACACTCCGGTATCAACTGGTGGTAGACCTCCGCTCCGCCTACGACAAACACGTCTCGATTGACAAGTGCCCCATTAGGGGTGGCGGAAGTTTCCGTCAGAGCGGTGGCGGATTGTTCGGCTAGTTTTAGCGATTCCGCAGGGTTTTCCGCTCGTAGTACCCCTGCGCTGTGCCAATCGGGGTTGCGCGTGATCACGATGGTGCGACGCCCGGGCAGCGGTCGCCCAATGGAATCATAGGTGCGGCGCCCCATGATCAAGGTGCCTCCCATGGTCAGGCTTTTGAACCGCTGAAGATCGCTGCGCAGCCGCCAAGGCATGTCGCCATCCTTGCCAATCACCCCCGTAGGGGTCATGGCAACCAACGCGATTACGCGAGATTGACGGGCCGATCGAGATTGACGGGCCGATCGAGATCGAGGGGCCGAGGAAGTGAGGTCGCCGCTTGGGTTCATACCGCGATCGGGGCTTTGATGCTTGGATCGGGGTTGTAGTCGATCAGTTTAAAGTCGTCGAAAACAAACCCGTCGAGTGTGTCGGGGGCAGATTGAATTTGCATCTTGGGCAGCGGTTTGGGGTGCCGTGTGAGTTGTTCACGCGCCTGATCAAAGTGGTTTCGGTAGAGATGGACGTCGCCGAGCGTGTGGACAAAATCGCCCGCCTCGAGCCCGGTCACCTTCGCCATCATCATGGTGAGCAAGGCGTAGCTGGCGATGTTGAAGGGAACGCCTAAGAACAGATCGGCGCTGCGTTGATAGAGTTGGCAAGACAACTTTCCGCCGGCCACGTAGAACTGGAACAGCAAATGACACGGGGGCAGTGCCATTTGATCGATCTGGTGGACGTTCCATGCCGAAACCACCAGACGCCGAGATTCGGGGTTTTCGCGGATCTCTTGGGTGACTCGGGCGATTTGGTCGATCGTCTCGCCGTTTCCTCCCTCCCAGCAACGCCACTGTTGTCCATAGACCGGGCCAAGGTTGCCATCCTCATCGGCCCATTCGTCCCAAATGCTGACGCCGTTTTCACGCAAGTAGTGGATGTTCGTATCGCCAGAGAGAAACCACAGCAATTCATGCAAAATCGAGCGGACGTGGAGTTTCTTGGTCGTCAGCAAGGGGAATCCTTCGCTGAGGTCAAAGCGCATTTGACGACCAAACAATCCTCGGGTCCCCACGCCGGTGCGGTCGTCGCGGTCCAAGCCATGATTCAAGACTTCATCGAGCAGTTGTAGGTAAGTTCGCATCGTAAGAAGTTTGGGCGGAGGAGGGAGAGAGGTGATCGACGGCAGCGAAGGTTACCGGCCAATCGTGAGTGGCTAAATTCTATGTAGGAAAGTGTTCTCTTCCGAGAGGAAGCAGCGGAAGACTGGGCGATTTTGCGTAGATCCGTAGTGCGGGCCCCGAAAAGGATGCAGGCCCCGGAAAGGTGGACCCCAAAATTGCCTCGTGAAGCGTCAGCGGGGGGAGTGCTTGTTCGCCAAGCGTTCTGTGTTCGCCAAGCGGTGCGGGTAGCGGTGTCCCTGAAAACAATGGGGGGGCTGCTGCTCTCTATCGCGATCCGATTCGCCAGCTGAAAAATCGCTTCATGAATTTATCTTATCGGCTGTGCCTCAGGGACGCGTCCAGTCAATCGTCCAGTGTCGATCGCTCGTGCTCTGAACGCAGTCGGGATCGATTCCACATGCCTGGGCAATCTTGCGGATTTCATCGAGCGTCAGAGCGGCGTGCAGCGATTGTCGCAGCAATTGCTGGGCGACTTCGTTTTCATCACCGGCGTGTAATTGAACGAGCCTTTCCAAAGCCGCTTCGGTGTCCGGACGCATCAGGTCTCGAATGAAGACACGACCTTCGGTTTTGACCAAGCGCATCGCGGTCTTGATCGTGGACGCGGGATTTTCCAAGTGATGTAGCAAGCTATTCGAAACGACCGTATCGGCGATCTCGTCTTCATACGGTTCCATCGATTTCGCATCCGCCTGGTGAAGCGAAATTTGATACAGCATGCCAGCAAGATCAATTTCGATCTTGGCTAGATCGAGCATCTCGCCCGATAAATCGATGCCCATCACTTCGATCGTGGGGGCCCGCGAGGCGATTTCGATGGAGAGGATCGCCGGCCCGCAACCGAGATCGATCACTCGGGGGCCCGTGGATCCGCCAGCGAAGAGGTCGTCGACAAAGCAGCGATTGACCGCCGAATGGTTCATCTCAAGGTAAGCCACCGCTTCGTCAAGCCCATCCATGGTCTCGGGTTCAAGGGTGCGAGAGAGTGTCACGTTGTGGTTCCAGCAAAAAGGATAGCGAGGGAGGCTAACGCGGCGAGCTATTTTTGCGCGTGCATTCTAAACACTCGGCGTTTTATGTGTTTATCTTTCTACTAAAATGGCTGCACGCCTATCCCAAAACGGGGTTTGCTGGCTACGATCGATCCTTCGTGAATACCTCTCTAGGGAGGCGCTTGCTTTGACGGGCCGTCGTGGATGGGGGCCGCGAGTGGACGGTCGACGTCACGGCCCACGCATCGCGGAGAATTGTTCGCCCACCCCGTCGGATATGTTACGGCGGGTCACGCTGGCGAATCCCACTCTTTGAAGACAGCTAGAAAGACGATGATTGATTTAGGAAAGTTTAATGTTCTGGGGATCAACGTCAGTGCGATCGATTACGAATCGGCCGTGCAGCAAGTTGTCGAAGCGGGCCGCAAAGGCGAACCGCTCGCGGTCACCGCGTTGGCGGTGCACGGGGTGATGACAGGAGTCGGAGATCGTGAGCACCAGTACCGCTTGAATCAGTTTGATTTGGTGTGCCCCGATGGCCAACCGGTTCGTTGGGCGCTGAATCGGTTGTACGGGTGTGGGTTGTCCGATCGCGTCTATGGTCCGAATTTGACGTTGAAAATTTGTGAAGCGGCGGCGGCGGCAGGAGTCTCGATCTTTTTGTTTGGTGCGACCCAAGAGATGCTCGATGGTTTTGCCGAGAATCTCGGTGCACAGTTCCCGAAACTTCAAATTGCCGGAAAGCGAGCGTCCAAATTCCGCCACTTGACGGTTGCCGAGCGGGATGAGTTGGCCGCCGAGATTCGCAGCAGCGGTGCTGGGATTTGCTTCGTCGGTCTCGGCTGTCCTCGCCAAGAGGTGTTTGCCTATGAGATGCGTGAGCGAGTCAGTATGCCGATGATCGCGGTGGGAGCCGCGTTTGCATTTCACGCTGGGAAGCTGGCCCAAGCCCCGCCGTGGATGCAGCGTCTTGGCTTGGAATGGCTGTTTCGTTTTACTCGCGAACCGAAGCGATTGTGGAAACGCTATGCCACGACGAATCCCGCGTTTGTCTCTTTGTTCGCGTTGCAAAAGCTGCGTCTTTATAAACGGCACCCCGAGGCAGGGGTTAAACCGCAAAGCGATGTGTTGTTTGGCTAACGCAAACGCGGCACGCGCCGGAGGGCTCTCCGGGCAAGAGCCTGGGAATGAGAGCTTCACGGGGGGCGTATAAGTCCCGTTTTGCGGATCGTAGGGATGTTTATTACACTGTGGGCGTCCCACCTTCCCCCTCCCTCTCTCGTGTGAAAGCCTCTCCTGTGACAAAACCTAGGATGCGTTCGTTCCGTGTCGCTGTTTCCGCCCTCTTGCTGATCGGCGGATGCACCTCGCTTGGCTTGTTGATTGGGATGAAGGTTGCCGATCCGCCAGGGATGCAAATGAAGATGTTCGCCGATGCGTTTTTGGAAACGCTCGACGAAAAGCAAGCCGCTCTCGTGGCGAAAGACTATGATTCGGCCGAACGAGTTGATTGGCATTTCATACCGATGCCAACTCGCAAAGGTTTGGTTTTGAAGGAGATGAACACGGCTCAGCGAACCGCGGCGCTGCGTCTGTTGCGTTCGGCACTGAGCGAAGCGGGTTACGGCAAGGCGAGCAAGATCATGTTGCTCGAAGGCGTGCTTCGCCAATTGGAAGGTCCCGGCAGCGAATCGCGACGCGACTCTCAAAAATATTACGTGACGATCTTCGGTACTCCCAGCGAAACCGAACTGTGGGGTCTCAGCTTCG
This window encodes:
- a CDS encoding WecB/TagA/CpsF family glycosyltransferase — translated: MIDLGKFNVLGINVSAIDYESAVQQVVEAGRKGEPLAVTALAVHGVMTGVGDREHQYRLNQFDLVCPDGQPVRWALNRLYGCGLSDRVYGPNLTLKICEAAAAAGVSIFLFGATQEMLDGFAENLGAQFPKLQIAGKRASKFRHLTVAERDELAAEIRSSGAGICFVGLGCPRQEVFAYEMRERVSMPMIAVGAAFAFHAGKLAQAPPWMQRLGLEWLFRFTREPKRLWKRYATTNPAFVSLFALQKLRLYKRHPEAGVKPQSDVLFG
- a CDS encoding dihydrofolate reductase, which produces MNPSGDLTSSAPRSRSARQSRSARQSRVIALVAMTPTGVIGKDGDMPWRLRSDLQRFKSLTMGGTLIMGRRTYDSIGRPLPGRRTIVITRNPDWHSAGVLRAENPAESLKLAEQSATALTETSATPNGALVNRDVFVVGGAEVYHQLIPECDEVWLTRVWSTVSGDTILQIDLSNFLQIEQTRLPASAKNSVPTEFLRMVRRNS
- the rpsM gene encoding 30S ribosomal protein S13; this translates as MGVDVPNDKQIQYSLTYLFGIGLHTAREVCEKLGIEPTRIANDLAEDELSRITALLERDYTVEGPLRRQITQNINRLREVRCYRGIRHRVSLPVRGQRTKTNARTRKGPRKTVAGKKGVKDLR
- a CDS encoding thymidylate synthase encodes the protein MRTYLQLLDEVLNHGLDRDDRTGVGTRGLFGRQMRFDLSEGFPLLTTKKLHVRSILHELLWFLSGDTNIHYLRENGVSIWDEWADEDGNLGPVYGQQWRCWEGGNGETIDQIARVTQEIRENPESRRLVVSAWNVHQIDQMALPPCHLLFQFYVAGGKLSCQLYQRSADLFLGVPFNIASYALLTMMMAKVTGLEAGDFVHTLGDVHLYRNHFDQAREQLTRHPKPLPKMQIQSAPDTLDGFVFDDFKLIDYNPDPSIKAPIAV
- a CDS encoding DNA-directed RNA polymerase subunit alpha — translated: MTMHIRWRGMELPSSLEVDRDTLTSTYGKFSAEPFERGFGASVGNSLRRVLLSSLMGSAVTQIKIRGAQHEFTTIPGVMEDMTEIVLNVKSLVVRNHTEATRVITVERDKAGPITGADIQTDADVEIINKNHVIATLTDDVPFMMEMVVENGRGYVPSTEHSSVDHEIGIIPIDAVFSPITRVRYEVEETRVGQKTNFDRLMLEVWSDGSVSPELALVESAKILRKHLNPFVQYRELGPSIFSAARGGTGSPEAQLEAKLNMTLGDLRLSVRANNCLESENIMTVRDLVQRSEDALLEVRNFGDTTLNEVREKLSQYGLHLGMRVPNQPLF
- a CDS encoding class I SAM-dependent methyltransferase, yielding MTLSRTLEPETMDGLDEAVAYLEMNHSAVNRCFVDDLFAGGSTGPRVIDLGCGPAILSIEIASRAPTIEVMGIDLSGEMLDLAKIEIDLAGMLYQISLHQADAKSMEPYEDEIADTVVSNSLLHHLENPASTIKTAMRLVKTEGRVFIRDLMRPDTEAALERLVQLHAGDENEVAQQLLRQSLHAALTLDEIRKIAQACGIDPDCVQSTSDRHWTIDWTRP
- the rpsK gene encoding 30S ribosomal protein S11, which encodes MAKTNKKKRVRRNVTSGIAHIHATFNNTTVTITDPKGDTLCWASAGTSGFKGSRKSTPFAGQCAAQQAAEKATKFGMRDVEVRVKGPGSGRESAITSLQAAGLNVKLIEEVTPIPHNGCRPRKKRRV
- a CDS encoding bL17 family ribosomal protein produces the protein MRHRRKGRVLGRSPSHRKALLKNLASALFLTERDASLDDNAPKVTGRIITTLHKAKEVRPLVEKCITIAKKSIPAAEEARKYAAPAERGSDAYKKWRTSDDWKKWAAARAPVVAAQRRVVQLIGDRQATSILFDTIAERFVERPGGYTRILRLAKPRLGDAGTRAILELVGKNDRVKRKAERPAFESEAPAQESETVAASSNE